A single genomic interval of Bacillus smithii harbors:
- a CDS encoding Ger(x)C family spore germination protein, producing the protein MIRKRSLLFMIVCVQLLLSGCWSKRELTDLALVLALGIDMTKDGKYEVSMQIVNPGNVAGAVQQGGGGGQGLPIVVYHQKGDNIVEAARKASTMISRRLYFSHTNMLVIGEKVAKKNIPVILEAIERDQQFRSTTTMVVAKGTKAQTILETLTPIDKIPADQIRKTLTTSESIWSETFPTKIADVIQQLISPGKQPVIPGIRLIHNSEQRGTMENLQRTNPVSNIEISGFAMIKDGKLKKWVYGKTARGVTWSLGKMRSTSVSVDWGGRKKALSYEVVRDKTKLTAKVKNGKPEGSVLVKVEGDIGEMLVPVDITNLRVIQKIERQTNREIEREIERAIKIAQRNHTDIFGFGDAIHRHDPKFWKRVHTKWSDDYFPTMNIKVEVRTHIRRSELRTKSFLSTIKEEKRR; encoded by the coding sequence ATGATTCGTAAGCGGTCCTTATTGTTCATGATAGTATGTGTGCAACTTCTCCTTTCGGGGTGTTGGAGCAAGCGTGAACTGACCGATCTGGCGTTGGTGTTGGCACTCGGCATCGATATGACGAAGGATGGAAAATATGAGGTCAGCATGCAAATTGTCAATCCCGGAAATGTGGCCGGGGCTGTCCAGCAAGGTGGCGGAGGAGGACAAGGACTGCCGATAGTCGTGTATCATCAAAAAGGTGATAACATCGTTGAAGCTGCCAGAAAAGCTTCTACAATGATTTCAAGGCGTTTGTACTTTTCTCATACGAATATGCTCGTAATAGGAGAAAAAGTGGCTAAAAAAAATATACCTGTTATACTGGAAGCCATCGAAAGAGACCAACAATTTCGAAGCACAACTACGATGGTGGTTGCAAAAGGAACAAAGGCGCAGACCATTTTAGAAACTTTGACGCCAATTGATAAAATTCCCGCTGATCAAATTCGCAAAACGCTGACGACTTCCGAGTCAATATGGAGTGAAACTTTCCCAACCAAAATTGCTGATGTCATTCAACAATTGATTTCCCCGGGAAAACAACCGGTCATTCCGGGGATCAGGCTGATCCATAACAGTGAACAAAGGGGGACGATGGAAAACCTGCAAAGAACAAATCCGGTAAGTAATATCGAAATAAGCGGATTCGCCATGATTAAAGATGGAAAACTAAAAAAATGGGTGTACGGCAAAACAGCGCGAGGAGTAACCTGGTCGCTGGGAAAGATGAGGTCCACGAGTGTAAGCGTCGATTGGGGTGGAAGAAAAAAGGCCCTTTCCTATGAAGTGGTTCGGGACAAAACAAAGCTGACAGCCAAAGTGAAAAACGGAAAACCGGAAGGGTCCGTCTTGGTGAAAGTGGAAGGCGATATTGGAGAAATGCTCGTCCCGGTTGATATCACGAACTTACGAGTCATACAAAAAATTGAAAGACAAACCAATAGAGAAATTGAAAGAGAAATTGAGCGAGCGATCAAAATCGCTCAACGGAACCACACGGATATTTTTGGCTTTGGCGATGCGATCCATAGGCACGATCCGAAGTTTTGGAAAAGGGTACACACGAAGTGGAGCGATGATTATTTCCCAACTATGAACATAAAGGTTGAAGTGAGGACGCACATACGGCGTTCAGAATTGCGGACAAAATCATTCCTGTCCACTATTAAGGAAGAAAAAAGGCGGTGA